The DNA window AGTGAACCGCCACCCAGGTCGTCACTCAGCTTGCTGCTGCGCTCAAGGAGGCGCGAGTGTAGATAGAACACATCACCCGGAAACGCTTCACGGCCCGGTGGACGGCGAAGAAGAAGTGACATTTGGCGATAGGCGACAGCGTGCTTCGTGAGGTCATCATAAATCATCAGCGCATGTTCGCCCTTATCGCGGAAGTATTCACCCATAGCAGTACCGGCATACGGTGCCAGGTATAGTAGTGAGGCTGGGTCGCTAGGACTGGTCGCCACTACAATAGTTTGCTCCATCACACCTTCTTCTTTAAGACGCTCTACTAGCCTAGCAACTTTGCTGAGTTTCTGGCCAACAGCAACATACACGTTCACCACACCGGTTTTCTGGCGTGCCTGGTTGATCATAGTATCAATGGTAATAGCAGTCTTGCCAGTCTGACGATCGCCAATAATCAGCTCACGCTGACCGCGACCAATAGGGAACATGGAATCAATAGCCATAATACCGGTCATGAGCGGTTCGTGCACGTGCTTGCGCCCGAGTACACCCACCGCTTCGCGCTCTACACGACCACGCGCTTTAGTGGTAAGTGGCCTGCCGCCGTCGAGCACTTCACCAAGCGGATTAACCACGCGGCCCAGTAGATCTTCGCCAACCGGCACGCTGAGCACTTCACCCTTAAGTTTTACGCTGTCACCGGCGGCCACACCTTGGTCGCTACCTAAAAGTACAGCACCGATTTCATCTTCCATGAGGTTCAGCGCAAATGCTTCGACGACACCGGTTTTAGTCTCGATTTGAAGCACTTCACTGTAGCCAGCGTTTGTGAGCCCGTGCACCCATGCCACACCGTCACCCACACGGGTCACAATACCTACTTGTTCCATATTGCCATCAAGGTCTAGCTTCGCAATCGCATCACGTAGGCCCTTGGATAGTTCTGTTACTGCTATATCAGCCATCCGTTTGTCCTTCCTATATCTTAGCCCGGCTAAGCGCCAGGAGTTTATGCTTTATAGTTGCGTCGAGTTTCAACCCAGGCGTTTCGACAAGTACGCCGCCAATAACTGAAGGGTCAACTTTCTCGCGGATATATAATGTATTGGCTGCAATCAATGCCTCAACCCGCTGACGCAGCTCGCTGTCGAGCGGGCGAGCAGTTGTAACCGACGCAATGACCGTACCGCGGCGAGCGAGCGTGTCTTCAATTGCTCGCACCACTAGGGTACACTCACGAATCCGGCCAGACTCGACCAGGTAGCCAGCGACATGTAGCAGGGCCTGGTCGAGTGAACGACCTGCTAGCATTTCATCAGCCACGTAGGCGGCCAGTTTACTGCGAGAAAGCTTGTCAGCCATTTACTTTGTCGCCTCGAGTGCTTTAGCGATGACTTTTTCGTCAATCGCCGGTGTTATCGCACCAGTCACTACTTTTTGCGTCGCCAGCGCCACGAGCTCGATCGTCTCATTGTGAAGCGCCTTCTTGGCAGCAATGACATCTTTCGCGAGCGACTCACGTGCCATCGTGACAATGTGCTCGGCCTGCTGCTTGCCCTTTGTCTCGGCATCAGCGACCATACTTGAGGCTTCGTCTTTCGCTGTCGCAACGATCTCACGTGCTTCCACGCGTGCTTCTGTCAGCAATTTGTCGATCTTTGCTTGAGTTTTG is part of the Candidatus Saccharibacteria bacterium genome and encodes:
- a CDS encoding F0F1 ATP synthase subunit alpha, whose translation is MADIAVTELSKGLRDAIAKLDLDGNMEQVGIVTRVGDGVAWVHGLTNAGYSEVLQIETKTGVVEAFALNLMEDEIGAVLLGSDQGVAAGDSVKLKGEVLSVPVGEDLLGRVVNPLGEVLDGGRPLTTKARGRVEREAVGVLGRKHVHEPLMTGIMAIDSMFPIGRGQRELIIGDRQTGKTAITIDTMINQARQKTGVVNVYVAVGQKLSKVARLVERLKEEGVMEQTIVVATSPSDPASLLYLAPYAGTAMGEYFRDKGEHALMIYDDLTKHAVAYRQMSLLLRRPPGREAFPGDVFYLHSRLLERSSKLSDDLGGGSLTALPIIETQAGDISAYIPTNVISITDGQIFMETDLFYQGIRPAISAGLSVSRVGGDAQTKTVKSVSGHLKLGLSQFRELASFAQFGSDLDEATKAQIERGQRLTELLKQPQYQPMSVWEQAASVFAVSEGLFDEVPSSKIKDAQKALLTRLWADDKKAMQELTKGTDKLGNDSAAGKLITKTAKLVAKGFEG
- a CDS encoding F0F1 ATP synthase subunit delta codes for the protein MADKLSRSKLAAYVADEMLAGRSLDQALLHVAGYLVESGRIRECTLVVRAIEDTLARRGTVIASVTTARPLDSELRQRVEALIAANTLYIREKVDPSVIGGVLVETPGLKLDATIKHKLLALSRAKI
- the atpF gene encoding F0F1 ATP synthase subunit B, with the translated sequence MNILTTFASTTEAPEESVVTALGIDGTLLIFQIVAFGLLTFALGKWVYPVFIRTIDKRQAMIEESTRAAVEAEKNAAKTQAKIDKLLTEARVEAREIVATAKDEASSMVADAETKGKQQAEHIVTMARESLAKDVIAAKKALHNETIELVALATQKVVTGAITPAIDEKVIAKALEATK